One genomic window of Bufo gargarizans isolate SCDJY-AF-19 unplaced genomic scaffold, ASM1485885v1 original_scaffold_2052_pilon, whole genome shotgun sequence includes the following:
- the LOC122923916 gene encoding LOW QUALITY PROTEIN: acetylcholine receptor subunit epsilon-like (The sequence of the model RefSeq protein was modified relative to this genomic sequence to represent the inferred CDS: inserted 1 base in 1 codon; substituted 1 base at 1 genomic stop codon), with translation MGWGLRSFFLLPLLICSLASEEAKLIGDLFSNYDKQTRPVKSINDIVQVNLKLTLTNLISLKEREETLTTNVWILITWDDYRLTWNXSDYGGVGIVRVPYYMVWLPDIVLENNIDGQFDVAYYANVLVYSTGYMYWLPPAIFRSTCSVDVTYFPFDWQNCSLVFRSKTYNANEVDLQLALDDETQNMIEWVDIDPEAFTENGEWAIKHRPAKKVINKAYTSENLEYQEIRFFLIIQRKPLFYIINVIVPCVLISSLAVLVYFLPAKAGGQKCTVSISVLLAQTVFLFLIAKSVPETSLSVPLIGKYLIFVMLVSTLXSCVIVLNVSLRMPSTHNLTAKVKRMLLEVLPRYLLMEIAPCEEAEKTPQERRRSSLGIMLKAEEYILKKPRSELMFERQRDRHGMSRGHKGNLFDADVTTLYRSLTHCAPEIKNCVDACNFITASTKEQNASGAEMENWVMIGKVLDVLCFWVVLPLFVMGTLAIFLMGHFNSAPDRPFAGDNRLYEP, from the exons ATGGGTTGGGGGTTGAGATCCTTCTTCTTGCTTCCACTTCTGATCT GTTCATTGGCCAGCGAGGAGGCTAAGCTTATAGGAGACCTCTTCTCTAACTATGATAAACAAACCCGTCCAGTGAAGTCTATCAATGACATTGTTCAAGTGAATCTGAAACTCACGTTGACCAACTTAATCTCCCTG AAAGAACGAGAAGAGACCCTGACGACCAACGTGTGGATATTAATC ACATGGGACGATTACCGGCTGACCTGGAATTAATCTGATTATGGCGGCGTTGGAATTGTGCGCGTTCCATATTACATGGTGTGGCTTCCCGATATAGTCCTGGAGAACAA TATCGATGGTCAGTTTGATGTGGCGTACTATGCCAATGTGCTCGTGTACAGCACCGGATATATGTATTGGCTTCCACCAGCCATCTTCAGGAGTACATGCAGTGTTGACGTCACTTACTTCCCATTTGATTGGCAGAATTGCTCACTGGTGTTCAG gtctaAAACCTACAATGCGAATGAGGTTGACCTTCAGTTAGCCcttgatgatgaaacacagaacATGATAGAATGGGTGGACATTGACCCTGAGGCATTTACAG AAAATGGAGAGTGGGCAATTAAGCACCGTCCTGCGAAGAAGGTTATAAATAAGGCGTACACTTCCGAGAACCTGGAGTATCAGGAGATTCGCTTCTTCTTGATTATTCAACGAAAACCTCTGTTCTACATCATCAATGTTATTGTTCCTTGTGTCCTCATTTCATCCCTAGCTGTACTGGTCTACTTTCTTCCAGCAAAAG CTGGAGGTCAGAAGTGCACAGTGTCCATCTCGGTCCTCCTGGCCCAGACTGTGTTTCTGTTCCTAATTGCTAAGAGTGTTCCGGAGACATCGCTCAGTGTCCCGCTCATCGGAAA ATACCTGATCTTTGTAATGCTCGTATCGACGC TCAGCTGCGTCATTGTCCTGAATGTATCACTACGGATGCCAAGTACCCACAACCTGACTGCCAAAGTGAAACGC ATGCTTCTGGAGGTGCTTCCACGTTACTTACTCATGGAGATCGCGCCATGTGAGGAGGCAGAGAAGACCCCGCAAGAGAGGAGGAGAAGCTCGCTGGGGATCATGTTAAAGGCTGAGGAGTATATACTAAAGAAGCCACGAAGCGAACTGATGTTCGAGAGGCAGAGAGACAGGCACGGGATGAGCAGGGGCCACAAAG GTAATCTATTCGATGCCGATGTGACTACTTTGTACAGAAGCTTGACCCATTGTGCCCCAGAAATCAAGAACTGTGTGGATGCCTGTAACTTCATCACAGCCAGCACAAAGGAGCAAAACGCATCCGGAGCC GAAATGGAGAACTGGGTGATGATTGGGAAGGTCTTAGACGTTCTGTGTTTCTGGGTGGTCCTCCCACTATTTGTGATGGGGACTCTCGCCATCTTTCTTATGGGACATTTCAATAGCGCACCAGATCGTCCTTTTGCCGGTGACAACCGTCTCTATGAACCATAA